One Ostrinia nubilalis chromosome 6, ilOstNubi1.1, whole genome shotgun sequence genomic region harbors:
- the LOC135072865 gene encoding putative nuclease HARBI1 has product MNAINAIVHLANNADPARRRKLYRQRSNPFDLRDLNFKIKYRFNKDTVRTIIDLVEDDLVQSARGGGTCPELQVLVAIRCWGRREVQDDAGDLHGLSQPTVSRICARVAHAIANKANSFIKMPITIGEQERISAKFRAIKNFPGVIGAIDCTHIKIKKTGGDMAQYYINRKGYYSLNVQVVCDADLKIMDIVARWRGSTHDSRIFMESNIKQRFEDRQFRGRLIGDSGYPLLPYLFTPILRPSRPEEEAYNNAHISTRNTVERCFGVWKQRFQCLLHGLPVSLQNGKAVIIALAVLHNIAIDMNDTLLEQHMEQVPVTPQLSTENSVHDNRPSLLRRRSQLILQNFINQHF; this is encoded by the exons atgaatgctataaatgcaattgtgcatttagccaataatgccgacccagcgcgacgtagaaagctctaccgccaacgaagcaacccattcgatttgcgggacctaaattttaaaataaaatataggttcaataaggacacagtgcgcaccatcatagatttggtggaagatgatctggttcagagcgctagaggtggtggcacgtgtcctgaactgcaagttttagtggccataagatgttggggacgtcgtgag gtacaagatgatgctggtgacctccatggcctaagtcagccgacagtgagccggatatgcgccagagtcgcgcatgcaatcgcgaataaggcaaattccttcatcaaaatgcctatcactataggagagcaggaaagaattagtgccaaatttagagcaattaaaaattttcctggggtgataggagccatagattgcacccacattaaaattaaaaaaaccggaggtgacatggcccagtactatattaatagaaaaggctattattccctgaatgttcag gttgtctgtgatgctgacctcaaaataatggatatagtggctagatggcgaggcagtacacatgacagtcgaatttttatggagagcaatataaaacaacgatttgaggataggcagtttagaggacgccttattggcgattcgggctaccctcttctgccatatctatttacacctattttaaggcctagtcgtccagaagaagaagcatacaataatgctcacatctcaactaggaacactgttgaaaggtgttttggggtgtggaagcagcggttccaatgcctactccatggcttaccagtaagcctccaaaatggaaaagctgtgatcatagcattggctgtattacataatatagccattgatatgaatgacacattgttag aacaacatatggagcaggtccctgtaactccgcaactttcgacggagaacagtgttcacgacaaccgaccttcattgttgaggcgtaggtcgcagttgatactacaaaattttataaatcaacatttttga
- the LOC135072778 gene encoding KN motif and ankyrin repeat domain-containing protein 3-like codes for MKCPEALTETTGMTPLMFAVKDNRTSFVERLIELGSDVGARNNDNYNVLHISAMYAREDIVKLLLSKRGVDPFATGGSRQQTAVHLVASRQTGTATSILRALLTAAGKDIRLRIDGVMSLAFVNRISK; via the exons ATGAAGTGTCCTGAGGCTTTGACGGAG ACAACAGGCATGACCCCGCTGATGTTCGCGGTGAAGGACAACCGGACCTCCTTCGTGGAGCGGCTCATCGAGCTAGGGTCAGACGTCGGCGCCAGGAACAAT GACAACTACAACGTGCTGCACATATCGGCGATGTACGCGAGGGAGGACATCGTTAAGCTGTTGCTCTCCAAGAGAGGGGTGGACCCTTTTGCCACTGGAGGG AGCCGACAACAGACGGCAGTGCACCTGGTGGCCAGCAGGCAGACCGGCACCGCCACCAGCATCCTGCGCGCGCTGCTCACGGCAGCCGGGAAGGACATCCGCCTCAGGATCGACGGGGTAATGAGTTTGGCTTTTGTGAATAGGATATCAAAATAG
- the LOC135072367 gene encoding ankyrin-1: MSDSGRDAPRSANLSFRSGVRSPPASGQSKDLQKLELSFLELNKERAKQKEWKRLIRDMVLQRGKIPLLLAVEAGNQSMVRELLSAQTAEQLKASTPAGDTALHLAARRRDVDMARILVDYGAAVDAVNGAGQTALHIAAAEGDEPLVKYFYGVRANAAIADNEDRTPMHLAAENGHAAVIELLADKFKASIFERTKDGSTLMHIASLNGHADCAMMLFKKGVYLHMPNKDGARSIHTAARYGHVGIINTLLQKGESVDVTTNDNYTALHIAVESCKPAVVETLLGYGADVHIRGGKQRETPLHIAARIPDGDKCALMLLKSGAGPNKATEDGMTPVHVAAKFGNLATLLLLLEDGGDPLKKTKTGETPLQMACRSCKPDVVRHLIEFVKDHKGDSVATSYIDAVDEDGASALHYGCKITKEEVKTASADREVVKCLIENGADVTLVTKHNLETAFHVCAVAGNNDVMSEMIAHISSADVGRALNKQNNIGWTPLLIACHRGHMELVSTLLTNHARVDVFDVEGRSALHLAAEHGYLQVCDALLTNKAFINSKARNGRTALHLAAMNGYTHLVKFLIRDHNAMIDVLTLKKQTPLHLAAASGQIEVCKLLLELGANIDATDELGQKPIHAAAQNNFSEVVQLFLQQHPNLVMATTKDGNTCAHIAAIQGSVKVIEELMKFDRTGVISARNKLNDSTPLQLAAEGGHADVVKVLVRAGASCTDENKAGLTAVHLAAEHGHTNSEPPTGVSLVPVLGAESGLTPLHLAAYNGNENVVRLLLNSAGVQVDAASTENGFNPLHLACFGGHMSIVGLLLSRSAELLQSTDRHGKTGLHIASTYGHYQMVEVLLGQGAEINCTDKNGWTPLHCAAKAGHLNVVKLLCESGASPKSETNLNCAPIWFAASENHNDVLEYLLHKEHDTQSLMDDKRFVYNLMVCSKNHNNLPIEEFVLVSPAPVDTAAKLSNIYITLSTKEKERAKDLIAAGKQCEAMATELLALAAGADSAGHILTATDNRNIEFLDVLIENEQKEVIAHTVVQRYLQELWRGSLKWSGIKIMILFFAFIVCPPVWMVFSLPLDFLSFHHLFGPWAIIIGDLMKDLGRFLAVLAIFVFGFSMHIVALNQPFRNILKVEDNKYARQMRKKIFSDESLRTKRQSYYPWSNNGESYRRKQGPGGPTLTPIEAFEKLFFALFGQTTLSDLNYVTTLRPLWTQNIFKFVFGAYLLMSVVVLVTLLIAMMSDTYQRIQAQSDIEWKYGLSKLIRNMHRTNTAPSPLNLVTTWLMWLIARCKERISKKKRPSLVHMIGLQRQDQMSARSKAGAKWLSKVKRGQVVPKDSTRLSVVHLSPLGSQMSFNNMTRIENVVDWEVIAKKYRALMRDSDSEEHHSKESGEDTADDVSEIMPNNIPPP; encoded by the exons ATGTCTGACAGCGGGCGGGACGCGCCTCGCAGCGCCAACCTGAGCTTCCGCTCGGGCGTCCGCAGCCCGCCCGCCAGCGGACAGTCCAAGGACCTGCAGAAGCTCGAGCTCAGCTTCCTCGAGCTCAACAAGGAGCGGGCGAAACAGAAGGAATGGAAAAGGCTAATTCGCGACATGGTGTTGCAGAGGGGGAAGATCCCGCTGCTGCTGGCGGTGGAAGCGGGCAACCAGAGCATGGTGCGCGAGCTCCTCAGCGCGCAGACCGCCGAGCAGCTCAAG GCGTCGACTCCGGCCGGAGACACGGCCCTGCACCTGGCAGCGAGGCGCCGTGACGTGGACATGGCGCGTATCCTGGTAGACTACGGAGCCGCGGTGGACGCCGTCAACGGCGCCGGCCAGACGGCGCTGCACATCGCCGCCGCGGAGGGAGACGAGCCGCTCGTCAAGTACTTCTATGGCGTGCGCGCGAACGCGGCGATAGCTGACAATGAAG ACCGAACCCCGATGCACTTGGCAGCAGAGAACGGCCACGCGGCGGTCATCGAGCTGCTGGCCGACAAGTTCAAGGCGTCCATCTTCGAGCGCACCAAGGACGGCAGCACGCTCATGCACATCGCCTCGCTCAACGGCCACGCCGACTGCGCCATGATGCTCTTCAAGAAGGGCGTCTACCTCCACATGCCAAACAAG gATGGAGCGAGGAGTATCCATACAGCAGCGCGGTACGGTCACGTGGGCATCATCAACACTCTCCTGCAGAAGGGGGAAAGCGTCGACGTCACCACCAAC GACAACTACACGGCGCTGCACATAGCGGTAGAGTCGTGCAAGCCGGCCGTGGTGGAGACCCTGCTAGGGTACGGGGCTGACGTGCACATTAGAGGAGGCAAGCAGCGCGAGACGCCGCTACACATCGCTGCCAGGATACCAGACG GTGACAAATGCGCGCTAATGCTGCTGAAGTCGGGCGCGGGCCCCAACAAGGCGACGGAAGACGGCATGACGCCGGTGCACGTGGCCGCCAAGTTCGGCAACCTGGCcacgctgctgctgctgctcgAGGACGGCGGCGACCCGCTCAAGAAGACCAAG ACTGGCGAAACTCCACTACAAATGGCATGCCGGAGCTGTAAGCCCGACGTCGTGCGGCATCTCATAGAATTCGTCAAAGATCACAAGGGTGACAGCGTCGCCACGTCCTACATCGACGCCGTCGACGAAGACGGCGCCAGCGCCTTGCACTACGGCTGCAAAATCACAAAAGAAGAAGTCAAAACGGCCTCAGCAGATCGCGAAGTTGTCAAGTGCCTCATAGAAAACGGAGCTGATGTAACGCTCGTAACGAAGCACAACCTGGAAACCGCGTTTCACGTCTGCGCCGTCGCAGGCAACAACGACGTCATGAGCGAGATGATCGCTCACATCTCTTCGGCGGACGTCGGGAGAGCCCTCAATAAACAGAACAACATCGGCTGGACACCGCTGCTTATAGCCTGCCACAGAGGACATATGGAACTCGTCAGCACCTTATTGACAAACCACGCCAGGGTAGACGTCTTCGATGTTGAAGGCAGATCCGCTCTCCATCTAGCGGCAGAGCATGGATACCTACAAGTTTGCGACGCCTTACTaactaacaaagcatttattAATTCTAAAGCGCGAAACGGAAGGACAGCACTGCATTTAGCAGCGATGAACGGCTACACGCATTTAGTGAAGTTTCTAATTAGGGACCACAACGCAATGATCGATGTTCTGACCTTGAAGAAGCAAACGCCATTGCATTTAGCAGCAGCCAGTGGCCAAATTGAAGTGTGCAAGCTTTTGCTAGAACTCGGAGCGAACATTGACGCAACGGACGAGCTAGGTCAAAAGCCGATCCATGCGGCTGCTCAGAACAATTTTTCTGAAGTAGTACAACTGTTTTTACAGCAGCATCCAAATCTTGTGATGGCGACAACAAAGGACGGAAACACGTGTGCGCATATAGCGGCTATTCAGGGTTCAGTGAAAGTGATTGAGGAGCTGATGAAGTTCGATCGGACTGGTGTGATCTCCGCGCGGAATAAGTTAAATGACTCCACTCCTTTGCAATTGGCCGCCGAGGGCGGTCACGCGGACGTAGTGAAAGTGTTGGTCAGGGCTGGCGCTTCGTGTACGGACGAAAATAAGGCTGGGCTGACGGCAGTCCATTTGGCAGCCGAACATGGACATACCAAT TCCGAGCCGCCCACGGGCGTGTCGCTGGTGCCGGTGCTGGGCGCGGAGTCGGGCCTGACGCCGCTGCACCTGGCCGCCTACAACGGCAACGAGAACGTCGTGCGTCTTCTGCTCAACTCCGCCGGCGTGCAAGTGGACGCCGCCTCCACTGAAAAC GGCTTCAATCCACTGCACTTGGCGTGCTTCGGAGGCCACATGTCAATAGTGGGTCTTCTCCTCAGTAGATCAGCAGAGCTACTACAAAGTACTGATCGCCACGGCAAAACCGGTCTCCACATAGCGTCAACATACGGCCACTACCAGATGGTCGAAGTGTTATTAGGGCAGGGAGCTGAAATAAATTGCACGGACAAAAATGGGTGGACACCTCTACATTGTGCTGCTAAAGCAGGCCACCTTAACGTGGTTAAACTTTTATGTGAATCGGGAGCTTCTCCAAAAAGTGAAACGAATTTAAACTGTGCCCCTATCTGGTTTGCGGCTTCGGAGAACCACAATGACGTGCTGGAATACTTGCTCCACAAAGAGCACGACACTCAGTCCTTGATGGACGACAAGCGGTTCGTGTACAACTTGATGGTGTGCTCGAAGAACCACAACAATTTACCAATCGAGGAGTTTGTGCTGGTGTCGCCGGCGCCCGTCGACACCGCTGCGAAGTTATCCAACATCTACATCACCCTATCCACTAAG GAAAAGGAGCGTGCCAAAGACCTCATCGCAGCGGGGAAACAATGCGAGGCTATGGCCACCGAGCTGCTCGCCCTGGCCGCCGGCGCGGACTCGGCCGGCCACATCCTCACCGCCACGGACAACAGAAACATCGAGTTCCTCGACGTTCTCATAGAGAACGAGCAAAAGGAAGTCATTGCCCACACAGTCGTTCAAAGATATCTTCAg GAACTCTGGAGAGGGAGCCTCAAATGGTCGGGCATCAAAATAATGATTCTTTTTTTCGCATTTATAGTTTGTCCACCAGTCTGGATGGTGTTCTCTCTTCCCTTAG ACTTCCTCTCTTTCCACCATCTCTTCGGACCGTGGGCAATCATCATCGGTGATCTCATGAAGGACTTGGGGAGGTTCCTCGCGGTGCTAGCGATATTCGTGTTCGGATTCTCGATGCACATCGTGGCTCTGAACCAACCGTTTAGGAATATACTCAAAGTGGAAGACAATAAGTATGCACGACAGATGAGAAAGAAGATATTTTCCGACG AAAGCCTACGAACGAAACGCCAAAGTTACTATCCATGGAGTAACAATGGGGAGTCGTACAGGAGGAAACAGGGCCCGGGAGGAC CGACGTTGACACCGATCGAGGCCTTCGAGAAATTGTTCTTCGCCCTTTTCGGCCAGACCACATTGTCCGACCTGAACTACGTGACAACCTTGCGGCCCCTGTGGACCCAGAACATATTCAAGTTCGTGTTCGGCGCGTACTTGCTGATGTCTGTCGTGGTGCTAGTAACGCTCCTAATTGCGATGATGTCGGACACTTACCAGCGCATCCAG GCACAATCCGACATCGAGTGGAAGTACGGTCTGTCCAAACTGATCAGGAACATGCACAGGACCAACACGGCTCCCTCCCCACTCAATTTGGTCACCACCTGGCTCATGTGGCTTATTGCCAGGTGTAAG GAACGAATAAGCAAGAAAAAGAGGCCAAGCCTTGTGCACATGATCGGCCTCCAGCGGCAGGACCAGATGAGCGCCAGGTCCAAGGCCGGGGCCAAGTGGCTGTCCAAGGTCAAACGAGGCCAAGTGGTTCCCAAGG ACTCGACGCGTCTATCCGTAGTGCACCTCAGCCCGCTCGGCTCGCAGATGAGCTTCAACAACATGACGCGGATAGAGAATGTGGTGGACTGGGAGGTCATAGCCAAGAAGTACCGCGCGCTCATGAGGGACTCCGACTCCGAGGAGCACCACTCCAAAGAGAGCGGCGAGGACACGGCCGATGACGTCTCCGAGATCATGCCCAACAACATCCCTCCTCCCTGA